The genomic segment CCAAGCGCGAAATGACGGCACTCATCGGCCGGGTCTCGCATAGCGCCATGCGCTATGACGGCGAGGGGCTCGAAGAGACGCCGATCGCCGACCTCGTGCCGGGCGACCGGCTGATGATCCGTCACGGCGAGGTGCTGCCGGTGGACGGCAAGGTCACCCAGGGGGTGGCCGTGCTCGACCAGTCGGCGCTGACCGGCGAACCCCTGCCCGTCGAGCGACGCATCGACGAGGAGGCGCTCAGCGGCAGTGCGAATGCCGGACCCGCCTTCGACATGGTCGCCACGCGCCCGGCGGCGGAAAGCACCTATGCTGCCATCGTGCGGTTGGTGCAGGGCGCCCAGGAAAGCAAGGCGCCGATGACGCGCCTGGCGGACCGTTACGCGGTTGTCTTCCTGGTGGTGACGGTCGCACTGGCCGTCGCCGCCTGGTACTTCTCCGGCGACGTCACACGCGCCGTCGCGGTTCTGGTGGTGGCGACGCCCTGCCCGCTCATAATTGCCGTGCCGGTGGCCATCATCTCGGGCATGTCGCGCTCGGCCCGCTCCGGCGCCCTGATCAAGGGCGGCGACGTGCTCGAAGCGCTGGCCCAGGTCAAGGTCGCCGTGCTCGACAAGACCGGCACCCTCACCCACGGCTATCCCGAGATCGATGAGGTGCGCTCAGGACCTGGACGCACGGGCGATGAGCTCCTGCGCCTTGCCGCTTCGCTCGACCAGGCCTCTGCCCACGTGATGGCCGCAGCCCTCGTGCACGCAGCCAAGACCCGCGAGCTGACGCTCACCCTGCCCACCGCGGTGGTCGAGGACGCGGGAGCCGGGCTCGAGGGCATCGTGGATGGCCACAAGGTGGTCGTAGGCGGCAGCGGCTACGTGCGCTCGCGCAGCGCCAGCGGCGACCCGGCACAGTTCCGCGACGGCCTGCGGCCCGGGCAGGCGGTGGTCGCCGTGGCCATCGACGGGGCCGTGGCCGGGATCATCGTCATGGCCGATCCGATCCGCGACGATGCCGACAAGCTGCTGACAAACCTGCGCGGCGCAGGAATCGACAAGATCGTCCTGGCCTCGGGCGACCGGCAGGACGTGGTCGACGAGTTCCGCACGCAACTCCACCTCGAAGAGGCCCATGGCGACCTGACGCCCGACCAGAAAGTGGCGGTGGTGACAGGAGAGCGAAGTGCCGGGCCGGTGCTGATGGTCGGCGACGGCGTCAACGACGCACCGGCGCTGGCAGCCGCCGATGTGGGCGTCGCCATGGGCGCACGGGGCACCGCCGCGTCCTCGGAGGCCGCCGGGGTCGTCCTCCTGGTCGACAGGCTCAGCCCGTTGATCGATGCCCTCAGGATCGCCCACCGCTCGCTTGGCATCGCGCGCCAGAGCGTCTTCGTGGGGCTCGGCCTTTCCTTTGCAGGCATGATCGCGGCAGCGCTTGGCTACCTGCCGCCGGTCCAGGGCGCGCTGTTGCAGGAGGCCATCGACGTGGTGGTGATCCTCAACGCGTTGCGCGCCCTGCGCTGACTATTGGGCGGTATAGCCGCCGTCGATGACGAGCTCGGTCCCTGTGACGAACTTGGCTTCGTCCGATGCGAGGTAAAGCACGCCCCAGGCGATGTCATCGGGCTCGCCCAGGTGGCCGATCGGATGCAGGTCGACCAGATGCTTGCGCGCCGCGTCCGGGTTGGGCGAGGAGTTGATCGAGTTCTCGACCATCGGCGTGAGGATATAGCCGGGATGCACCGAGTTGACCCGGATGCCGAGCCTGTTCTTGGCGCAGTAGAGCGCCACGGACTTCGAATAGATGCGCACCCCGCCCTTGGAGGCGTTGTAGGCACCCAGGTTCGGATCGCCCACCAGACCTTCGATCGAGGACATGTTGACGATCGAGCCACTGTCGCCCGCCGGCTTGACCTTTTTCATGGTGCGAATGGCGTGCTTGGTGCCGAGGAAGACCGCGTCGAGGTTGACGCGCATGAGCTTGTGCCAGTCGTCGAGCGTCTGTTCCTCGGGCGGACCGCCGAAGCCGACCCCGGCATTGTTGACCACCACGTCCACATGGCCGAACCGTTCGAGAGCCTTGGACATGATGTCTTCCCACTGCGCCTCCTGGGTCACATCGTGGTGAAAGAAGGCGGCGGCCTGGCCGATCTCGGCGGCGATGGCGCTCCCCGCATCGTCCTTGAGATCGGTGAGAACGACACTGGCCCCTTCCTGGGCCAGCTTGCGCGCGACGGCGGCACCAATGCCGAACGCCGCGCCTGTGACCACGGCAACCTTTCCCTGCATGCGGTTCATACTGCACTCCCGTGACTGATTGACCAGACCGGATGCCGCTGCGGCAAACCCACATTGCGGCGCCGGGACCAGCCTAGCAGACGCACCGAAATGGGCGAAGTGGAGGCGCGCGGACGCTAGCGCAGGACGTGGCCTGCCGTGATGTCGATCTGGAGCCCGTCATGGGCGGGCACGACATTGGCCGGAGTCTTCCGGTCGACCGTGGCGTAGTCCATGTCGATGTGCAGATTGGTGAGCACGGCCTGCCGTGGAACCAGGCGCGTGATGAGCGCCAGGGATTCGGGAAGGCTCAGGTGGCTGGGATGGGGCGTCGGGCGCAGCGCATCGATGACCCAGACATCCAGATGGGACACCGCCCCCAGCGAATGGTCGGGGACGCCCGAAAGATCGCACGAATAGGCGAAACCGCCGACCCGGAACCCCAGCGAGCGGATATCGCCATGCTCCTGGTCAAAAGCGTGGACGGAAATGGACCCACCCGGTCCATCGATCACCACGTCCTGGCCCGGCGCAATGACATGGCCGTTGAGGATCGGCGGATAACCGCTGCCCGGCGGCGAGGTGAAGCAATATCGGAAAGCTTCGCGCAGCCGCTCGCCGGTGATCTCCGAATAGAAAACGTCGACGCGCTTCATGGTGTTGAGCGCCAGCACCCGCAGGTCGTCGATGCCATGAGTGTGGTCGGCGTGTTCGTGAGTGTAGAACACCGCATCGACGCGGCCGACGCGTGCGTCGAGCAACTGCTCGCGCAAATCGCAGCCGGTATCAATGACGATACGCGTGGGCTCGTCCACCCCTTCGCTAAAGCCCTCGATGAGGAGCGCGCAGCGACGGCGGCGATTGCGCGGATCGTCCGGATCGCAATCACCCCAGACGTTGCCGACGCGCGGCACGCCGCCAGAAGACCCGCAACCGAGAATGGTTGCCACGACGCGCTCGGCGGCTGCCATCTCAGAGCCCCGTCTTGGAGAAGAGCCGCGCGAAATTGCGCGTGGTCTGCTCGGCGATCTCGACGACGTTGACGCCGCGGACCTCGGCCAGCTTCTCGGCTGTGAAGCGCACGAAGGAGGGTTCGTTCGACTGCCCGCGATGCGGGATGGGCGCCAGGTAAGGCGCATCGGTTTCGACAAGGATACGGTCGGCGGGCGCGAAGGCGGCCACCTCGCGGATTTCCTCGGCATTCCGGAAGGTCAGGATGCCCGAGAACGAAAGATAGCCCCCGAGCGCCAGCCCGCGCCGCGCCAGTTCCGCGCCGGACGAGAAGCAGTGCAGCACGAAGGGGAAGGCCCCCTTCTCGCTCTCTTCCTCAAGAATGCGCGCCATGTCCTCGTCGGCGGAGCGGCTATGGATGACGAGTGGCAACTGCGTCTCGCGCGCCGCCGCGATATGGCGGCGAAACCCTTCGGCTTGCGCCTCATGGGGCGCGTTATCATAGAAATAGTCGAGGCCGACTTCCCCGATCGCCACGCATTTGGGGTGCGCAGACAACCGGACGAGATCGGCAGTCTGGATGTGGAGCTCCTGGTCTGCATTGTGCGGATGCGTCCCGACCGAGCACCAGACGTTCTCGTTCTCCTCGGCGATCCGCGCGATTTCCGGGAACTTGTCCACCCAGGTGCAGATGGTGACGATACCGGTAACCCCCGCCTCGCGGGCGCGCGCCAGCACGCCCGGCCGATCGGCGGCCAGAGCCTCGAAATCGAGGTGGCAATGGCTGTCGATCAGCATCTTTACTCGGCCTTGGTCCGCTCGAAGCGCTGGAACACCGGCTGAGGCGCCGGCAGGTCCGTACCCGGAACAAGCGCCGACCCATCATTGGCGAACGCCAGCAGGCGCTTGTCGGCGGGTACCGAGAGCGTATCGAGGATCCTGCCGGCCGATTCCGGAATGAAGGCCAGGGCGGGAATGGTGACGCGGCGGATGACTTCGGCCGTCACGTAGAGCACCGTTCCCATGCGGACCGGATCGGTCTTCTTGAGCGCCCAGGGCTCCTGCCCGGCGAAGTAGCGGTTGGCTTCCCCGACTACCTCCCAGATGGCGGCGACCGCCTCGTGCACAAGCTGCTCATCCATGGCCTTGACCGCGCGGGCCGTAGCCGTGGCGGCCAGATCGAGAAGTGCCCGGTCGGCGTCCGAATAGGCTCCGACCTCGGGGACTTTGGCCTCGCAGTTCTTGTTGATCATCGAGAGCGAGCGCTGGGCGAGATTGCCCAGGTCGTTGGCCAGGTCCGCATTGTTGCGGTTGACGAACTTCTCGCGGCTGTAGTCACCATCGTTGCCGAAGCTGACTTCGCGCAGGAAGAAGTAGCGCACGGGATCGGCCCCGAACTCCTCGACCAGCGCGAACGGCTCGATGACGTTGCCCAGCGACTTGCTCATCTTCTTGCCATCCACGGTGATGAAGCCGTGGGCGAAAATCTTGCGAGGCAGGGCAAGGCCGGCGCTCATCAGGAAAGCGGGCCAGTAAATGGTGTGGAAGCGCGTGATGTCCTTGCCGATCACGTGCAGGTCCGCCGGCCAGTAGCGCTGGAACATCTGGCCATCGACATCGGGATAGCCGACGCCGGTCATGTAGTTGGTGAGCGCATCCACCCACACGTACATGACATGGCCGGGCACGTCCGGAACCGGGATGCCCCAGTCGAACGTGGTGCGCGAGATCGAGACGTCGTCCAGCCCGCGCTTGACGAAGGCGATGATCTCATTGCGGCGCTCGTTGGGGCCGATGAAATCCGGATTTTCCTCATAGTGCTTGAGCAGCCGGTCGGCGAAGGCCGAAAGGCGGAAGAAGTAGCTGGGCTCTTCCACCCACTCGACCGGTGCGCCCGAGGGCGCGAATTTCCTGCCGCCCTCGCCGTCGGTGAGCTCGGAAGCATCGAAATAGGCCTCGTCGCGAACCGAATACCAGCCCTCGTACTTGCCTTCGTAGATGTCCCCGGCCGCGACCATCGCATTCCAGATCGCCTGGCTCGCCGCGTAGTGGCGGGCCTCGGTGGTGCGGATGAAGTCGTCGTTGGAAAGGTTGAGCGCCCCGGCCAGCTGCTTGAAGCGGGCCGAATTGCGATCGGCAAGATCACGCACCGGCACGCCTTCGCGCTCGGCGGTCTGCACCATCTTGATGCCGTGCTCATCGGTGCCGGTCAGGAAATAGACGTCGCGCCCCTCCAGCCGCTTCCAGCGCGCCATGGCGTCGGTCGCGATCATCTCGTAGGCGTGCCCGATATGGGGTTCGCCATTGGGATAAGCGATTGCGGTCGTGACGTAATAGGCGTTGCGGGTCATGATGGCTCGGATAAGGGCGATGTCTCAGAAATGTGGCGCTTGATGGCGTCGAAGACGACGGTCAGCGTCTGCCGCATGTCGAGATTGAGACTGTCGGTCTCTTCGAACAGGGCCTGCGCCTTGTCCCATAGCTCGTTGGCCGAGGCAAGCCGCATGCGGCCCTCAGGTCCCTGTAATGCCGCCGATTTTGCTTCGCCGGCCAGCCAATCGATGATGAGCTCGCGCGCAAAAGCCGCTTCGGCCGTGCCCGAGCCGGCCGCGATGGCATCCGCAAGCGCCAGATGCGCGCCGGAGGGGAAGCGCCCGGGATTGGCGAGCCAACCCCGCAAAGCCGCCAGCGTGCCCTCGCCCGCGACCAACGTCGCCTCGAAGCCCTTGCGTGGCCTGCCATGGGCCAGCGAAACGGCTTCATCGATCTCGGCGGGGCTGGAATCGCCAAGGTTCGCAGCCAGGACCGCGCGCACGTCTTCGTCGGCTATCGGGCGCATGGCCAGGGAGTGACACCGCGACTTGATGGTCGGGAGCAGCGAGCCCGGACGGTGCGAGACCAGGAGGAAGATGGTCTCCGCAGGCGGCTCCTCTAGGATCTTGAGCAGGGCGTTGGCGGCGTTGACGTTGCAATCGTCGATGGAATCGATGATCGCCACGCGATGCCCGGCCCGCCCGCGCGTCTTGCGCAAATGCTCGACGAGGTTGCGGATGTCATCGACCCGGATGACCGAATAGAAGCCCTTGGCGTCCTTGGGCTGGCGGCGCAGCACGAAGAGATTAGGGTGCGAGCCGGCCATGACCTGCTCATCGACCCGGTGCGCGTCCTCATCGCCCGTTGCCACGAAGATGTCGCGGGCGAGCTTGAAGGCGAGCGTCGCCTTGCCGATGCCCTGCGGTCCGTGCAGCAGCACCGCATTGGGCAAGGAACCACCGGCGAGGCGGCTGGCAATTGCGCTCTTGGCGGCGGCATGACCAAGAACGGCATGTTGCTGCTCGGGGAGCCTCACGCCTTCAATCTGGTCAGGCTCGCGAATGGGGACGTCGTCGCTCACGCGGTTGGTGCCGTTTCGAGTTCAGGAAAGTGCTCGAGCACCGCCTGCCAGATGGCTTCCTCGAGCTTGTCCTCGGTGCGGTCGGCCAGGACGACCACGCACCGTTCGCGGTTGTTGCGCGCGATCTCGAGGAACCCCTCACGCAGCTTGCGGTGCCATTCGAGATTTTCCTTCTCGAAGCGATCGCCCGTATCGACCAGCGCGTCCTCGAGCTGGCGCTCGCGCACGCGCGCAAAGGCAATCTCGGGATCCATGTCGAGTACCAGGGTCAGGTCAGGCTTATGGCCATTGAGCGCCAGTTCCTCGAGGGCGCCGATCAGCTTGGCGTCCACCCCGCCGGTCAGGCCCTGATAGGCCCGGGTCGAATCGTGGAAGCGGTCGGAGATCACCCACTTGCCGGCGTCCAGGTTCGGCGCGATCAGCTGATTGACGTGGTCGAGCCGCGCGGCGGCGAACAGCACGGCCTCGGCTCCCGCGCCCCAACTCTCGGAGCGCCCCTGCAGGATGAAGGAGCGGATGGCCTCGGCCTTGGGCGTACCGCCCGGCTCGCGCGTGCGGATCGCCTCGATGCCCTGCTTGTGCAGCCGCGCCTGCAGGCGCTTGGCTTGGGTAGACTTGCCCACCCCCTCCCCGCCTTCAAATGTGATGAAGCGGGCTTTGACGGACTGCGATGCGTCGGCCATGAAAATCCCTGTTACAGCCAGCCCAGCGCGAGTTGCTTGAGCGCATCGGTGGCCTTGCGCACGATACCGCCTTCATTGACGGACGCACCGGCATAGAGCGGCGCCGTCTGCACCACAACCCCGCCGCAGATGATATTGAGTTGAGCAACCCGCTCGCCCTGCTCTACCGGAGGACGCAGCGGCCCCTTGTAGGTGATGGTCGCCTGCGGACAGTCCTTGGCGCCCTTGGGAATGAAGAGATCGATATCGCCCTCGCCCACGAGCGGAACCTGGGCTTCCTCCCCGCCATAGACGTTGGCATAGCCGACGGTCTTGCCCTTGGGAAAGGCCGGAATGCGATCGAAGCTGCGCGTGCCCCAGAGCAGGAGCTTGCGGGCTTCCTCGGCGCGCTCGTTCATGGACTTGAGACCGTGAACGACGGCGATCAGGCGCCGCCCGCCCTCGGGCGTGGACACGACGCTGCCATAGCCGGCAGCCTGGGTATGGCCGGTCTTGAGCCCATCGACGCCGATCCCCATCTCGACCAGCGAATTGCGGTTGGGCTGGCGGATCTTGTTCCAGGTGAATTCGGGGATCGAGAAGAGATGATAGTATTCGGGGAAACCGGCGATCAGGTAGCGCGCCAGGGTGGCGAGGTCCCGCGCGGTCGAATACTGGTTGGGGTCCGGCAGGCCGGTGGCGTTGGTGAAGTGCGAGCCGGTCAACCCGATTTCCTCAGCCAGCCGGTTCATCATGTTGGCGAAGGTCGCTTCCGAGCCGGCGATGCCCTCGGCCAGCGCGATCGCCGCGTCATTGCCCGATTGCACGATAACCGACGTCAGAAGGTCCTCGACCGGTATCTTCGAGTTGAGCTCGGCGAACATGGTCGAGCCGCCCGACTTGGCCCCGCCATCGCGCCAGGCATGCTCGGAGATGAAGAACTCGTCCGTCATCTTGATGCGGCCGTTGCGCAGCTCGTTGAAGACGACGGCGACCGTCATGAGCTTGGCCATGCTGGCCGGCTCGAGGCTCGCGTCCGCATCCTTGTGGAACAGCATCATGCCGCTGTCGTAGTCCATCAGGACCGCATACTTGGCCTTGGTGTCGAATTCCTGCGCGCCGACCGAAGCGACCGTCAGGACGACCGCCACGAGCGCCAGAACGAAATGCCGGATAGCGAGCATTCAAACATCCCTGCAACCGCGCCGCCGGACGCGGGGATCAAAAGATCAATTTAGGCCGATAAAGGTCTAATACAGAATGATGTCCTTGAGGCCAAGTTCCCGAGCCAGATTGAGCACATCATCGCGAGCGACGCCGGGCTTGAGGCGGGTGAGCATGAGGCGGGTCGCATCCTGTCCCCGGGCCGTGACCGGCTGTTCCTCCACCGCGCCGAGATAGGCAAAGCGTTCCTCGACCTCGAGCGAACGGGCCGGGTCGGCGAAGATGCCGATCTGCAGCTTGATGGCGCGCGCATTCTCGTCGACCGCCGCCACCCAATCCTGAAGTGCCGGGCTGCGCGTCGCCATGGCATTGACCGCGTCGTGAGCGTTGAGAATGGCGTCGTTCTCGGTCTGGGCGTTCATGCCCGTATCGGCATAGGAGAAGAGGCCCATGAAGTCCTTGGCCAGATCCTTGGCAGAGTAGCTGCCCTGGCTGGGCTGGTAGGTCTCGACCTCGGTATGACCACCGAAGCTGGTGACGACCTGCACGGCCGAGCCCTGCGCCGGCTGCGGCGCCGGGGTCACCTGGGCCACCTGCTGGGCGACCGGTCGTGGAGCCTGAACCTGCGGCTCGACCATGGCGAGGCGGGTCTGGCTACGCTGCTCTTCCTGCACCGTAGGCGCATTGAGGCTGGCGAGGAGGACGCGTGTGTCATCGCCCTGGAGCGGGGCCGGGCCGACGTAATTAACCTGAACGTTGGCGCTGCCGCGATTCATGAAGCCAAGAAGGTCGGCAGCACGCGCCGAAACGTCCATCAGACGTCCCGGAAGGTAGGGACCGCGGTCATTGACGCGCACTATGAGCGAGCGGCCGT from the Youhaiella tibetensis genome contains:
- a CDS encoding D-alanyl-D-alanine carboxypeptidase family protein → MLAIRHFVLALVAVVLTVASVGAQEFDTKAKYAVLMDYDSGMMLFHKDADASLEPASMAKLMTVAVVFNELRNGRIKMTDEFFISEHAWRDGGAKSGGSTMFAELNSKIPVEDLLTSVIVQSGNDAAIALAEGIAGSEATFANMMNRLAEEIGLTGSHFTNATGLPDPNQYSTARDLATLARYLIAGFPEYYHLFSIPEFTWNKIRQPNRNSLVEMGIGVDGLKTGHTQAAGYGSVVSTPEGGRRLIAVVHGLKSMNERAEEARKLLLWGTRSFDRIPAFPKGKTVGYANVYGGEEAQVPLVGEGDIDLFIPKGAKDCPQATITYKGPLRPPVEQGERVAQLNIICGGVVVQTAPLYAGASVNEGGIVRKATDALKQLALGWL
- a CDS encoding TatD family hydrolase, which translates into the protein MLIDSHCHLDFEALAADRPGVLARAREAGVTGIVTICTWVDKFPEIARIAEENENVWCSVGTHPHNADQELHIQTADLVRLSAHPKCVAIGEVGLDYFYDNAPHEAQAEGFRRHIAAARETQLPLVIHSRSADEDMARILEEESEKGAFPFVLHCFSSGAELARRGLALGGYLSFSGILTFRNAEEIREVAAFAPADRILVETDAPYLAPIPHRGQSNEPSFVRFTAEKLAEVRGVNVVEIAEQTTRNFARLFSKTGL
- a CDS encoding AAA family ATPase; translation: MSDDVPIREPDQIEGVRLPEQQHAVLGHAAAKSAIASRLAGGSLPNAVLLHGPQGIGKATLAFKLARDIFVATGDEDAHRVDEQVMAGSHPNLFVLRRQPKDAKGFYSVIRVDDIRNLVEHLRKTRGRAGHRVAIIDSIDDCNVNAANALLKILEEPPAETIFLLVSHRPGSLLPTIKSRCHSLAMRPIADEDVRAVLAANLGDSSPAEIDEAVSLAHGRPRKGFEATLVAGEGTLAALRGWLANPGRFPSGAHLALADAIAAGSGTAEAAFARELIIDWLAGEAKSAALQGPEGRMRLASANELWDKAQALFEETDSLNLDMRQTLTVVFDAIKRHISETSPLSEPS
- a CDS encoding heavy metal translocating P-type ATPase, which gives rise to MFAALQKYLSEILVAIAALGIALGFASGWLGPEWPQRIWTVATLPVLAALLFQIWGSLRRGDVGLDVVAALSMASALLIGETLAANVVALMYAGGQLLEGFASGRAKREMTALIGRVSHSAMRYDGEGLEETPIADLVPGDRLMIRHGEVLPVDGKVTQGVAVLDQSALTGEPLPVERRIDEEALSGSANAGPAFDMVATRPAAESTYAAIVRLVQGAQESKAPMTRLADRYAVVFLVVTVALAVAAWYFSGDVTRAVAVLVVATPCPLIIAVPVAIISGMSRSARSGALIKGGDVLEALAQVKVAVLDKTGTLTHGYPEIDEVRSGPGRTGDELLRLAASLDQASAHVMAAALVHAAKTRELTLTLPTAVVEDAGAGLEGIVDGHKVVVGGSGYVRSRSASGDPAQFRDGLRPGQAVVAVAIDGAVAGIIVMADPIRDDADKLLTNLRGAGIDKIVLASGDRQDVVDEFRTQLHLEEAHGDLTPDQKVAVVTGERSAGPVLMVGDGVNDAPALAAADVGVAMGARGTAASSEAAGVVLLVDRLSPLIDALRIAHRSLGIARQSVFVGLGLSFAGMIAAALGYLPPVQGALLQEAIDVVVILNALRALR
- a CDS encoding MBL fold metallo-hydrolase, whose protein sequence is MAAAERVVATILGCGSSGGVPRVGNVWGDCDPDDPRNRRRRCALLIEGFSEGVDEPTRIVIDTGCDLREQLLDARVGRVDAVFYTHEHADHTHGIDDLRVLALNTMKRVDVFYSEITGERLREAFRYCFTSPPGSGYPPILNGHVIAPGQDVVIDGPGGSISVHAFDQEHGDIRSLGFRVGGFAYSCDLSGVPDHSLGAVSHLDVWVIDALRPTPHPSHLSLPESLALITRLVPRQAVLTNLHIDMDYATVDRKTPANVVPAHDGLQIDITAGHVLR
- the tmk gene encoding dTMP kinase; this translates as MADASQSVKARFITFEGGEGVGKSTQAKRLQARLHKQGIEAIRTREPGGTPKAEAIRSFILQGRSESWGAGAEAVLFAAARLDHVNQLIAPNLDAGKWVISDRFHDSTRAYQGLTGGVDAKLIGALEELALNGHKPDLTLVLDMDPEIAFARVRERQLEDALVDTGDRFEKENLEWHRKLREGFLEIARNNRERCVVVLADRTEDKLEEAIWQAVLEHFPELETAPTA
- the metG gene encoding methionine--tRNA ligase is translated as MTRNAYYVTTAIAYPNGEPHIGHAYEMIATDAMARWKRLEGRDVYFLTGTDEHGIKMVQTAEREGVPVRDLADRNSARFKQLAGALNLSNDDFIRTTEARHYAASQAIWNAMVAAGDIYEGKYEGWYSVRDEAYFDASELTDGEGGRKFAPSGAPVEWVEEPSYFFRLSAFADRLLKHYEENPDFIGPNERRNEIIAFVKRGLDDVSISRTTFDWGIPVPDVPGHVMYVWVDALTNYMTGVGYPDVDGQMFQRYWPADLHVIGKDITRFHTIYWPAFLMSAGLALPRKIFAHGFITVDGKKMSKSLGNVIEPFALVEEFGADPVRYFFLREVSFGNDGDYSREKFVNRNNADLANDLGNLAQRSLSMINKNCEAKVPEVGAYSDADRALLDLAATATARAVKAMDEQLVHEAVAAIWEVVGEANRYFAGQEPWALKKTDPVRMGTVLYVTAEVIRRVTIPALAFIPESAGRILDTLSVPADKRLLAFANDGSALVPGTDLPAPQPVFQRFERTKAE
- a CDS encoding glucose 1-dehydrogenase is translated as MNRMQGKVAVVTGAAFGIGAAVARKLAQEGASVVLTDLKDDAGSAIAAEIGQAAAFFHHDVTQEAQWEDIMSKALERFGHVDVVVNNAGVGFGGPPEEQTLDDWHKLMRVNLDAVFLGTKHAIRTMKKVKPAGDSGSIVNMSSIEGLVGDPNLGAYNASKGGVRIYSKSVALYCAKNRLGIRVNSVHPGYILTPMVENSINSSPNPDAARKHLVDLHPIGHLGEPDDIAWGVLYLASDEAKFVTGTELVIDGGYTAQ
- a CDS encoding septal ring lytic transglycosylase RlpA family protein; amino-acid sequence: MSSKRNGWRSFARFAALVIVVSPVVAACSSGGFHGSTGVKRAAFSSKEFGVSSSPRVSRAANPPRGGGRYLVGKPYTVRGQVYTPKDDPNYVAQGKASWYGADFHGRLTANGEIFSANAISGAHPTLPLPSYVRVTNLDNGRSLIVRVNDRGPYLPGRLMDVSARAADLLGFMNRGSANVQVNYVGPAPLQGDDTRVLLASLNAPTVQEEQRSQTRLAMVEPQVQAPRPVAQQVAQVTPAPQPAQGSAVQVVTSFGGHTEVETYQPSQGSYSAKDLAKDFMGLFSYADTGMNAQTENDAILNAHDAVNAMATRSPALQDWVAAVDENARAIKLQIGIFADPARSLEVEERFAYLGAVEEQPVTARGQDATRLMLTRLKPGVARDDVLNLARELGLKDIILY